TATGTCATCTTGGCACAGAGCACCCCTGACTTCACTGAGGCTAGACACAGAGACAGAAGTCATTCACTCAGAGCTCACACAAGGCTTCACCACTACAAAACTAAAGCCCGCTCACTGTACCTTCCAAAACAAGGGCTTAGATTTgcttaagaacaaaacaaaaaacccaaagcagagAAGTTAATGGAACCTTGCTTCTGTAACCTGCCCTTCCAGTGTGGTAAATTAAATCCCAAATCCTAGTCCCCCCAGCAGGCTGGAGATGGTGCTGGCTGTCACTGATGGGCTCTAGGGTGACCTGAGCTGCCACCCGACTGCTGCCAGACATGACAGAGGAGGTCCAGCCTCCTTCACCTTTACAGGTACACCCAGATAGTTCCTGCTCTCACCTAGAAAGCAAACAAAGGTGTCAAACATTTATAATGTTGCACTTGGTAAAAGAATGGGACAACTTCACTGCCAGTGTGAAAGGGAAATTGCCAGTCTGATCACCTGGTAAGGTGCTAAAATGCTAAGGACAGGGTAAGCCAAGTCAGCCACCTTCCACTGCAGCTACTTGCATCCTCAGTTTGCTAACAACTTTATGGACATTACTAACAAGATAATTCATCTAGCAAGAAATATTAAGGACTAAACAAAATCTTAATCCTTAACCCTTCCTAAATACTGCAATGACGCACAGTTAGGATAAATTGACAGCCTGAATGTAAAGACATGATGGTAAGCAAGGACAGGAAATCATTTTCTTCTACTAATAAGCACTTAAAAGAACACTTGACCATGGAAAACAAATGTGCACCAGAACAGTTTGTAGCACAGACAGCTTTATCTCACACATTTTCTTGCACTTCAGGGTCAGAAGAACATCATCAGCTCTCAGAGGGAGGGAACTACGGATTCCCCCATCTTTCACACTGCTACATTTTGTGACTGATACTGTTAATAGTGAAGCATTGGCAAGCCCTGGCTCTAGAATGGAAATAGATATTAGAGgccattttcctcttttaaataCATACCCTAATGCACAGTCAGAGGCTACAATAGCtagcaaaaaaattacaaaccaGTGTGTTGGTTGCTGCGCAAGataaaaattcaatatttaCTGAGAAACTCCAGGCTACCATAAAAGAGCGCGGTAAGCCGCAGGCCACTGAAGCTTGAAATAAGACAGCTCGATACAAGACATAAAAAGACTTGAGAAGTGAGCAATAAAACAGAAGTTTCTAAATCCTAGGAAGCTGGCAAAAGCCCAGCTGTACAGCACAGGGGGACTAGATGACTCTGGAATCTCCTGTGAGAAGCTACAAAGGAAATCACGCTGGGAAAGCATGCTGTGGGCTAAGATATATGCCTGGCATGCCTTGCCCAATTCAATCTTTTATGGCAGGAAGTTTCTCTTTCCCTGCAATTTACtacctcatttttttctcccgTTCTTCAGTAAAGAGGAACAGAAGTATAAGCAACATGCTATAAAAACAGACTGGCAGTACCTAAATGACCCCATGTTCTCCACCTCACTATAAATAACTCCACATAACTGACATTGTATTTGTTTTTAGGGCTGAGCCTCCAGCTCTTATTAGGTGAATTTTCAGTGCTGTTGTTCTTGTCAGATAAGTTACAATCAAAAACAAAGTTCAGAAAAACAGCACTGGGCAATGACAAGATGTTCAGCCTCAAAACAGATATGGCAAGATCCTCAGGAACACTCACACCATCCTACATTTTCTCTTACATCCTCCATACTCTCTATATACTATCCTGTATTTCCAGTTTCTACATTTCTTAGGTCCCTGCATACACTATTaagtaaaataacattttgctgCCCATCAAATCTAAGAGACTGAACACCTGGTGTAAATCTCCTTAATGGGAGCATTCCTGGTACCTCTTTCTGAACTGTGGCCTTCCCACCCTCCCCATCATGAACCAGCAGTTGACAGCTTTTGTTCTGCTGAACATCAGGAGGTTGCTCTGGTCTCAGGATGAGTTGGGGAGGCTCAAAACTCCTCCCTCCAACATTGATCACTTAAATCTGTTTTGTGTAATTACATATAATCTTCCTATTCTGATGCACAACACATTTTAAAGCCTGTTAGATAAGTCCATTTTCACTGTTCTTCATGGAAGCCGAAACCCTCACTGCAGTGAGACAGGGCTTAGTTTTCTATCTAGTTATAATCAGTTTACATCTGTGCTCTCCCATCAGTGTTGCTCATTAGGTTAAATGCCTACTCGCTTGAGCCTGCCTTACTGGTTACTCACAACCTTCCCttgcatttgcttttcctgggtTAACCAAACAAATATTCCCAGAGCCTCTTGTAGATAAGCTTTGTTCTCATCTCCAGTAACCCTCCTGGAAGTACTTCTGCACAAACTGCTCTTTCCTGGACATGATTTATCAGAACTGGATACAGTAATGTCTCAGCAGTCACCCAGAGGCCTGGCTGTGTGCACACCACTGTCACACTCAGCTTTTTCACGACCACATTAAACTGGCAGCCTGCTTTCATTGTTGACTAATAAATCCAGGTATTTTCCCATTACTCTGCTGGAGGGTTCCCGGATTCACACTACAAATAGTTATTAATCTGTACATTAGTTACAGTGAATTAATCTCTTACTGTTAATTAATTAGTTACAGTTACTTAATCTGTACAACAGTTATTAATCTGTACAGTATCTTGTATTTTGTGATATTACACATTCTTGTAGGCTCTTTTCTAATACTTGAAGGTCTCAAGTCATCAATAGAAATTAGGTCATTCGTTGAAACTAACTCTGCAATATTTACAAATGAATTATGACAGTCCTGTAAAAAATTGTCAACCTCTTTGGTACTGATATTATTTAAATCACTCAAATATGTGTGGTTTCCAGTTTACTTCGGCAGCTTTGGACATAGGAATTGCAAGAAGGTGGCAGATAATCTTCTTTCTCCTTGATGCACCAAAACTATCGCCATCCTACtaagaaaaatttgttttgaagctttgcaattaaaaaaataagaatcaaaaacacacagaagaaaagccAAACAGAATACCCAAGCAAAACACTGCAAAGCTTAAAATACTGCACTTGGCAAGCATTTAACTAGAAGACTTGGACAGGGACAAATGTGCTCTGAAAAGCCCTTAATACGTCTGCCACAGTTAGGTTTGGAAACATGAAAACAAGccaaaaaggaagagaaaaaagagaaaacgaaaaaagagaaaaataaaaaagaaaaagagaaaagaaccaGACTCGCCTGGAAAGCAGGCCGACACCTCGTGCCTTACTTCAGATGAAAATACGACAATGCAGTGGGAAGCACAACACGAAACACAGCACCAGGTTTGGGCTCATTTCTGACAGTCAGAAAGCATTTTCAGAAAGCATGTGAACAGCAGACTAAGAGCTCTGTCTGACCTTCAACCCTCTAATGGAAACAAAGTTTTTACTCCCTGCATCAAATAATTCTAGCCAATTAtgattgcaaaaaaaaagaaggggaaaaaaaaaagcattaaggAGTCTGTCTCATAGCAGACAGGCAAGCATACAAATGTGAGCATCTTTCCGGAGTGATATCAGTTCCTGGGAGGAACTGTGAATTCTATCCCATCAATCATCTTCATTTTCTATCTGTTTTGATGGAGCACTTTTCCCAAACTGTACCGCCACTTTTTCTGGCCCTTTCTCTCTATCAGAAGGGGGCAAGAAAGCAGGCAGGCACCCAGTGCCAACAAACACCTCCGGCCGCCCccttgcaggcacagcccagaccGCAGTGCGTCCACAGGAATCCAACGCGCGCCGGATCACCACCACGGATGCGATGAATCCCACTGACTTTTACACCCAGCAGCGGGATCCACACGGCCGGAAAGCCGCCCTGCTCCGGAGCGGCCCGAACTTACCGCGCCGGggccgcctcccgccgcccgGGAAGCGGAACCGCGGCAGCCCGGGCCGCGCTCCCATtggcccggcccgcccccgcccgccggcCCTTCCCGCTCGGAAACCggcccggagcggggccgggggacGCCGTGTGCCCAGGGCCACGGCACCGGAGGGGacgagggaaggggaagggacaCGGGCGATAGCGGCGCCACCGCCCGCCGGCATCACGTGCGGCCGCCGCGCCCGGGGGCAGGAAGGGGGGCGCGCCACGTGACGGGGCGGTGCCCgccctcttcttcttcttcttcctcctcctcctccccgctCTTTCTTCCCCCGTCCCGCCCCGTTGGCTGTTGCCGTGGCGACACGGGAAGGAGGAGGCGGGGCCGCCGCCCCACCCCGGCCGCGCCGCAGCCCGtgagcgcggccccgccgccggcagcgccgcccaGGAGCCGCCGCGGCGGCCCGGAGCATCCGCCGAgcggggagcggagcggaggCGGCTGCGGCGGCGGGCGCAGGGCGGGGCGGCCGATGGCGGGGGGGTGAGGAGGGGCCGTCGGCAGGTGCGGGTCGGGCGGGCGGTCCGCGCTGGCGGGAGGATGCGCGAGTACaaggtggtggtgctgggctcGGGCGGGGTGGGGAAGTCGGCGCTCACGGTGCAGTTCGTGACCGGCACCTTCATCGAGAAGTACGACCCCACCATCGAGGACTTCTACCGCAAGGAGATCGAGGTGGACGCCTCCCCCTCCGTCCTGGAGATCCTGGACACGGCGGGCACTGAGCAGTTCGCCTCCATGCGGGACCTCTACATCAAGAACGGGCAGGGCTTCATCCTCGTCTACAGCCTGGTCAACCAGCAGAGCTTCCAGGACATCCGACCCATGCGCGACCAGATCATCCGCGTCAAGAGGTGACTTGCCCGGCGGCCGCTCCTCCGGCGGCCGCGCCCGACGCCCACCtgcggcccggcccgccccgccggggccTGCGGGCCTCCCGCCCCCCCCTCCGTGCCCTCCTCCCCCGCCCCGGTGCCCGGATCTCCGGCCCGGGGGCTGCCCACGCCCGCTCAGGTGCCTGCCCCGCGGCTCCCTTCCCTCGCCCGCCTCCCTCCGCCCTCCCCCGGGCTGCGGGGCATTGCCCCCATCCCGCCGCCCCCTCCGCAGCCgcgcccgcagccccgggctcCCCGTGGGCGGGCGCCGGCCGGGGGTGGCGGAGCGGGGGCAGGGGCCGGGGGCTCCGGTGGTTTCCGGAGCTGGTCTCCCAGCTGCGTGTGCGGGGAGTTTGGGGTGCTCCCGTATGGAATACGGTGGAGAATCTGGCCAGAGGCTGGAAGCGTGGGGGCGGAAAAGCAGTTCCCCAGCGGTGCATCGGGTCAGCCAGCTCTTGAATGCACTTTCTTGGTGGACGTGCTGTGGCCGATGTGCAGGGGAAGCACCTGGATGCTTTCGTGCGGCAGGCGAGAGATCTGCCTGCTCAGATACCTGCATAGGTATTTCCATGAACTTCCCACTCTTAAAAGTGCAGGACGCCAGCCTCCTTCCCGGTGGCAGTGGCGGCTGTGAGTGTTAGGCCTCGTGTGTGCTGGTGTTGCTCTTAAATTTCCCACGGTCTCATTGCCAGCCGCTCTGAAGAGCGAGCCCACGGTGGAGAAACACCGGTGCCTACTGCCAGTTTGTTTTTATAATCGCTGCGTTGTTTAGATGTGCATCAAACAGTCAGATGTCGGCAGCTGAAATGCAGCCAGTCGCGCTAAAATAAGGGTAGATGCACCATTTGAAATCATAGCAGCCGTTTGAACCGGAGCGTAGATGAGAAAATGCCGCTGGCCACATCGTCGCAGACAGAGGTCTGTTACTGCCCGTGGAGAGAGGAGGCTGTAATTATATCGCAGAACTGGTTGTGGCTTTGGCTTGGACATCTGAAAGGGAAACCCTTGTAAATAACTTAGTCGGACCACATCTGTTGGATTTGCATCTTAAGGTAGAGCATAAAAGGTggtgataataataataatggctAATCATATGGTCGGGTATGGTCTGTTCACAGAAACTGCCATTCCAGACCAAGGCCTGGGGAAGATGTATTTTGAAATTGGGGAGGAGGGTGAGtaggggaaaggggagggaggaggcaaAGCGCTGCTATTTTTAAAGACTTGCAACTTTTTCATAGTGGGTATTTCTTAATGTGTGTCCTGACTCTTTGAGTGGAGATTTCTAAAGACCAATGTAATGGagttattttgaatttattatGGAAAGTGCATTTTCAGTATCCTTCAGTTCTTTTCATTCGCTCATACCTTACAGAAGAAGGTTTTTTCTTCAAGTAGTTCAGGTAGACTTTATTCATTAATAAAtgcttttggttttcttgtATTTAATCGTCACTATAAATTCATTTAACTTCTGAATTTATATCTGCGGATTTGCAGATTGCTTTGTGCCTTGTGCTGGAGCATCTGCATTCAGACCCCAGCTGACCAGCTGTAGATAGGTGAAGCAGAATAGAAAGCAACTTGTACTTCCATAGTTACATtgactcagcactgctgagagtGGGTCTGAATGCTGCTCTCATTTTTCATCTGCCAGCTCTTTTACTGCAAGACTCCAGCTTTTGGTTAGATATTTGTGAGACATATGAGCAACATTGTAATCCTAAATTTCATTTATGCAAAGTAATCTAAATGCAGCTGAAATCCTGAAAATTTTAGCAAGCCCAGATAATTTTAATTGAGTTGTAGTTGAAAGGAATATGATGCATTAAAAAGATGTAGCTTCAGCAAGGGTACCAGATTTTTACTTGTTAACTTGCCTGATTTACATATGTGGGTTGTGGTGGGGGTGTTATGTTTTGGAACTTAGGTTCGCAGGCAGTGTAAGACCTAATGTGCTGTAGACTTAAGCTTGCATCTTTCTTACCAGTTGAAcctgaaaaatgcatatttacaGATACAATATGCATCTGTACAAGGACTTCTAAATTATAACTTACAGTCGCAGAAAGACATTTAATCTATGCTGAGAAACAAATAATCATGGTACTATTTTCTTGGGGATTTTGGATGACAACTGTATGCTTATATTGATACAAAACAgcattctgaaaaatctctgagCTTTAGTTGTACTGAAAACCAATTGGCCAGGTCTCTAAGTGGTAGGTCTCTAAGTGTGTGCATTTTACATATTGTCCTtgctattttgttttaatttcggATTAAAGAATCCCTGTGTTTACTCTCTAATACCATAATTAGAGAGTAATTTTAATTACACTCCCAAAAGTAGAAAAGCCAGTTGAAATTCCCTCTTTGGGTTAAGAGATGCACACTTGAGTCTTCTGCTTCCCTGGTCTAACCAGCACTTACCCGGCCAGCCAAGCTAAGCGAGTCCTTCACCCCACCTGATGAATCTGAGTGACCTTAGAGGAATGAATGACATGTTCATGAATGAAAGAGAGGAAACAAGTGGACCTTCACTGAACTCTGAAGCTTAGTGGTTAGAAGAGATTGAGATCACTCTTGCCACTCTAGTTTCTGTTCTCTTTAAATGGCTATTTAATATTAGCACATAAATAGGCTTAGTCTGaaatccagctctgccagcttgCAGAGAACTCCCCTAATGGCAAAACTGAATTTGAGCTTCCTTGTGTAGTGTCTATAGGCCTTGCATCCCTTTCAGTCATGGTGCACAGCTTTATCCAGAGTGGAGGATGTCTCCATGGCTTTTGAACAGGTAATTAAAAGTCTTtctcagaaaatgttttaaatgtaaACAGTATTCCTCTTCTCAAAGTAAAAAAACAAGTTTAGATCTTTCTAAGAGAGAGTCCAGGTGCTTTACCTTGAGAAGGGAGCCCTGCCAGTTCTGGGTGGACAGGTgcacccccagcagctctgcctagacagaggaggaggaggaggtttcAGAGGTGCTCACTGTACTCTGGGCCAGagtttcctgcagcacagagtgctgccagtgctggatGAAGGATCGTGGTGGTATGAAATCACAGCTGCCGTTCTTCCTCCAGGTGCTTAATCTGAAACACCCTTATCCAATCCCAGTTTGGGCTGGAACTGGTTTCTGAACCCTGCTTTTGCCAAATAAGTCCTTTAAACATCATTTCTTGATTCTTGCATATGCTGAAGGTTTGTACTGCTAGGAAGATGGAGTGTGCTTTGAAGGTAGCTTTGAAGACTACTTATTTTGTGCATTCAAGAAGGATAAAGAGAATCAGCTGCTGCTTTACTGCCTCCTGGTGAGGTAATACACAAAGTATGCCACCTGTGCATTggtgggtgctgcagctctggggcctTCTTCCTTAGATTTAGGCTTGGCAGCAAAGAGTTGTTTATACTGCAGACTGAACTCACCGTAGTTTCAGAATGAGCTGTTTTCTGGAGGAACCTTCTATTTGTGAGAGCAGGGCAAAATTGGATGAGTGGGCCCATGCCAACAAAGGTCTGCAGTGAAGGAAGAACAGAAGCTGTCAAAAGAACAGATTGGAAGTGGTACACCCCAGTTAGATGTCAAGATTTAGAAGTAATTAGTGAGTATAAAGATTAGGTAgtgcaaattttaattttatttttgtgggaaAAGGAGTTGGGTATCTTCTAACACTTTTGTGTTTGTTGTGTGATTAGGAAGCTCTCTAAAGAGAATCTGCTGGTATTTGccaaatactgaattttaatttttaatatgacTGCCAATGTTTTTCTATTATGGATGTATGTTTAAAATTCACTAGGTATCAATTCTAGGTGCTTGCTTAGCCTTCAATAGTGTAATTTCTCAATCTGTTCTACAGGCATTTTtatagtgtttttttttttcagttgaacCCCAAGAAAgaggttttattattatttctattcaAGCAGAAAACTAGTGCCTAGAAGTAGAAGCAAACTCATAGTTCTGAGTTCTTCACTTGTAGTAATTTCTCTAAGTGTCTGACCTATGCTTTAAGTACAGGACTGTTGCATTCACATTTTAGAGACTAACAGAGCCTACTTAAGTATTAATACTTAGGTATTTCTCAAAAGGGCTATTTTACTCCAAGTAGTGAAAAGAACCCTCCTTTTCATTAATCTAATGCTTCTTCTCTCGAAGAAAAAGaccagaaaatttattttatttagattgGCTTGAAATGTAGACTAAATTATATGAGTATATTGCTATGAAATATCACAGAAATGTGTCTTTGAGTTGACAATGTTCTTTGTAGCTGTGGTTTATGATCAGGAGGAAAATTTGCCTCTCAGTCTAGGGATTCTGTGTAATATTAAAACATAAAAGAGATGTAATTATTGAAATTTATTAATTGTGAAATCAGCATCTTCAGTCAATGACAGTTGATGTATTTAGTGACTTAATGGTGATTGAGTCTGGAAAACTATATTTGAAATTACAAATTGCTCAAAAGTTTAGTTGAAAATATTGCTTTCCAAATACTTTGAAATCGAAGTTTGGTTTTTATTCAAAGAACATAAGACCTCTTTAAACAAGGtcaaatttttgtttctgaagttCTGTGTGTGTTGCAGCCTTATTTccagaaagtattttttctacttttgaGAAGTAGTCAGAGAATTCCTTGTAAACACTGGCATAACACCTTCAACCCCAAACATGGCTTCAACCTTTCAGGAAGAAACACTGAAGTGTTTGGTAGATGTGAAGTATGGAAAATCCTGTTTCTTCTGAAGTGTACTTGACAAATGGCTGGGGATTTTCGTAGGTTCTAGCTGTGTAGAGATGGCAGAAATAAGCACACACTGAAATCCTTAAGTCTTATTTAGGAAGAGTTCTTTTTCTTGCAGTCATCTTAATGTAATGGATTGTTTTGAGTACTCATCTTCAGGTAAAAAAAGGCAGAGTGGGTAAAAAGCATGGCCCCTATTCTCCCCTTGGCCAAGCTGCCTCTTGGCCTGCCTCTGCACAAGCTACTCTTGTGCACCCATGAGATGAAATTTAGGACTTCATTGGAAGAACAGattaacagatttttaaatctcAGCAATCATTTGCACATATTCAAGTACAATAGAAGAACTCTACTgatctcccttttccttctttcttagttAAGGGACACCTATGGATAGCTGCTTCTCAGGTGGGAACCTCACTGATCTATAAGAACAAAATATAAACTCTTTAGGCATCTGTAGAGATATAGAGGAGGGGTAGGCAGAAGTAGTCATACCTAATTGACTCTGTATATAATATCAGAACTTTCAGCTTCTGGCCATCCTTTGTGTTTTATTGGGGAAATGATACATAATCTGTCCTCTAGAAAGTGTCTGTGATGGAAAAAGCATAACTCAGATTTGTGCTCTCAGGTTTTTTAAACTTTAGAGACCAAAAGAAGCATTGTATAGAGcttagattaatttttttgtgtgtgtgaatctacctttgttttaatttgaaattaatgaaCTTATTCTGTCAGATAAAATTATAGGTTCCTACAAGTCTTATACAGACAATCCTCTAAAAATGTCTGACAATGTGCAATTTTAAGCTATAGAAGACTATTTTAAAGTTGTTTGGCTTAGTCTTAAAATCAGATATTTCAAGGTGCTCGTGCATCTTCAGAACATGTAACCTTTAATATTTTCCTGTAGTAAGTTTTGAATTTAATTACATATTTGCAGAGTTCTCTTGACTCTTCCCCCTCACACTTTCCCACTCTCACATTCTTGATAATCTGAAATATACATATTACTTTGaatttctttcagtgaaaaatgtgaaaattgaaGACAATGCTTATAACCAAAGTGTTCTaatgtgttggggtttttttggctgtttCCCTGCTCCCTACCATCCCCACAGCCTAGTCCAGATAATTTTATAGGTATTCCTTCCCAagttttacttatttttctctgtaaggTAAAATGACATGATAGTTTTCGTATCCGAGCACtgaatatgaatatttttttatcccCTCCTGCTTTTTAGGTGTTCTTTGGACTTTTATTGAAAAAGCCAGGTAGGCAAGCTCCTTTTGTATGCGTGTTTAGTTTAGATTGTGCTAGTTTAGAGtttagtgcttttttttttttttttttttttaatgatgccTGTATTCCTTAGCATCATCTTCTGGGTTTGGGTCTTAATTGCTGCTGTAGCTTATGTTGTTGTAGACATGTGTGGATAATTTTTGGATAGCTACAGTTATCAAATAGTAGAACAGTATGTGGCAagactttttaaatttgtttttggTTGTGCAATATTGCTTGATTGTGTCTGTGTtgtaaaaatgtcatttaatgTGTTAAAGACCAAATATTTTCATGACTTTAATTGCTTTCGTAACTTAGTTCAGTAATATAGCATTGATGCTTGGGGTTGAATGTTTTCTATCTTGCTCTTCATTAGGCTGTTTTGACAAAGATTTTTgaatatttggaaaattttctttaaaaaaaaatcattgctcATTAGAATTTCTAGTTTTGTCTTTGAATTTCTTATTTTGCTGGGAGGACAGTAATTctttaaatactgttttttttATAGCCAACACAGTTGTCAGTAagtttattgttttctttcaaaatatttcttcagttAGATAGTGTGTGGATAGAAATAAGTTTCATTCTTTGGTCAAACGTGAAGCAATCTGGGTGACATTATGTTTAGTTCAAGCTCCTATGTTATCAGGCACACTTTTTAGACCAGAATTTCAAAAACAGACATTCTTTGGCTGTTggaagtttttaatttaaaatgtgaaatgtcTGAGTGGGTGGatctcccaaaaaaaaaatcatcaaatccttctattaaattttatttctagttttctttttaatattgaatgtcagctttttatttcttctaccTAAGAAAAAACCTGGGGTTACTGGTTATTTAATTTCTGGAGCATTACAAGTGTTGctcaaacaattttttttcctccttgtaaATGGTGTAGGTGGTATGTGATGATAACATTTTGAGAGAGAATAGGGAAGCAATCAGGACTGCAGTGCTAAATTATCCTGGCACGTAGTGACTTGTAGAAAGATTTCTGTAGAAAGATTTTAAGGTAACAAGAACTGTAGCTATCTGCTTCTATGGGCTCTCTTATTCATTAGCTTGCTTCTGCtctttttggggggtttgggtttgttttgttctgttctgggtttgttttccaGAGGTTTCCAGTCCAGGACCAGTATTCAGTTTTTGCTGCACTAAGGCAAACACTACAGTCTAGGCACAATTTACAATGATGAGTGCAACTTGAACACTTTCTGTATCAATGGTTTGGATGCATTTTGGCAGCTGTGTTGTCTTAAATCCTAGTCTAGACAAGAGAATTAAAGGTGTGTTATGGGCATGTTATCCTTTATCAACATTAATGTCATGGGGCTCGCTCGGTACGTTTGGATGCTGTACTCTTTAAAAACGCAATGGTGACAATATTTTAGTTATTGCCTTGGTTAGCCCTAGACTGGGTGAAAGATCAGGTGAAGGACaaacagaaggaatttttttgggattgattagtttgttttgaaatatgACTTGTGTCTTATAGATGAAGctttaacaatttttaaaatattgtcttCTGCAAAAGTCATGGTAATGAGGAAGACATtatagcatttttaaaatattaggaTGTAATAGAGTAGTGGTCCGtggtaaaataaaatacagttctTACTTTTAGGAATAGTTTGGGGACTTCCATTATTGTTCTTGTTAACAGGTAGCCACCTTAACTAAAAGATTAATAGTGTTTGAGATTCCCATGTGAGTTTCAACTCAACTACAATTTAATTTGAACTGGAAATGAATTGGATAAGGCACTGAACTTAAGTGCTCTGAATGTTGTGAAGAAGAGCTTTGATCCTGGATTTCTGATTAATTGCAAGAAAGGATGCTTTCAAGAAACAGCCAAATAGGTCACCACAAGCCTATAAGCATGTCTGCTGAATTATGAGCAAGTTTTCAGAGGAGAATGTTTGAATTGTTTGCCCTCTTACCCCTAATATATTTTACAGTAAGGAGTGTAAGCCAGGACTGATCAACCTATTTTATCTGATTAGATCTGGTTGCAGTTTCCAGCACTGCTGTAACATCTTTTAAACTGCTGTACAAAATCTTACTTgaaacattttataaaataattggAATGCTTCTGTCTTTTCAAAAAGCTATGAACTTTATAAGACCAATATAGAAATGCATAAATTCTCTCCTcaagaattctttttcttttgaaatgtcCTTACTATGTTTTTAGAAATTTTAGAAACTCCTTGGTTTTGTTAGAACTAAACAATGAATATAAAATGTTGGGGACTTATAccattttcccccagaattTATGAATGAGTTGGAAAAATaatctggtggttttttttttcacccaccTCTGTATTTAATGATGCAAAATGCTGAACAAGTGTATTTTTTTGAACTATGACATCAGTCCTAATTTGTCTACTGCTGCTTGTAAATACATGTTTTTAGGAAGGTATGTTTTCAGTCTGTGGATTACTTTCCAGTGCCAGAAGAACTTGATGTATTAATAGGTTTTCCTAGTATCACCAGGTTCAGACTTTGTCCCTCTTCTGCTGAAATAATTCTGCTGAAGGCCTGTCACACAGTGGTGTTTTGTCATTtatttgtgtggggttttttagatTCAGAAATTcaggttgggggtttttttaataatttggaGGGCAGAAGATGGTCATGTTGAACTATTTCTTCTGGAGGATTTTATCAGATGCCTTCCATACCCCTCTAACCTCACAAAGCAAAAAATCTGAGCTGGTCTGAGTGTTTTTCAGTCTCCAGTT
The nucleotide sequence above comes from Molothrus aeneus isolate 106 chromosome 2, BPBGC_Maene_1.0, whole genome shotgun sequence. Encoded proteins:
- the RAP2A gene encoding ras-related protein Rap-2a — its product is MREYKVVVLGSGGVGKSALTVQFVTGTFIEKYDPTIEDFYRKEIEVDASPSVLEILDTAGTEQFASMRDLYIKNGQGFILVYSLVNQQSFQDIRPMRDQIIRVKRYEKVPVILVGNKVDLESEREVSLSEGRALAEEWGCPFMETSAKSKTMVDELFAEIVRQMNYAAQPDKDDPCCSACNIQ